From the Porphyrobacter sp. CACIAM 03H1 genome, the window TACCGACGTCAATGCGGCCGCCATCGCCGAACACGCCGCGAGCGGGCGGGATGGGGGCGGGAGCCTCGCCTATCTCACCATCGGCACCGGCATCGGCGGCGGACTGGTGCTGGACGGGCGGCCGGTGCACGGCATCGCCCATCCCGAGATCGGCCACATCTACCCGCGCCGTCATCCGGAAGACACGGACTTCGCCGGCATCTGCCCGCATCACGGCGACTGCCTCGAGGGTCTCGCCAGCGGCCCGGCGATCATCGCGCGCTGGGGCGCCTCGCTCTCCAAGCTGCCCGCCGACCACCCGGGCCATGCCATCATCGCCGATTACATCGCGCAGGCCTGCCACACCCTCTTTGCCAGCGTCGCGGTGGAGGAAGTGGTGATCGGCGGCGGGGTGGCGCAGACTCCCGGTCTGGTCGAACGGGTGGCGGAGCGCGCCCGGGCGCTCGATGCGGGCTACCTGCCGGGGGGCGAGCGCCACGCCGTCATCCGCCCCCGGCTCGGCACG encodes:
- a CDS encoding ROK family protein produces the protein MPGAMLGAIEAGGTKFVLAVGPSPDRILARHTIPTRDPATTLAEAAAWFAAQGGESALGIGSFGPVELDRASPKWGFITTTPKPGWADTDFAGHLARALGGVPVGFDTDVNAAAIAEHAASGRDGGGSLAYLTIGTGIGGGLVLDGRPVHGIAHPEIGHIYPRRHPEDTDFAGICPHHGDCLEGLASGPAIIARWGASLSKLPADHPGHAIIADYIAQACHTLFASVAVEEVVIGGGVAQTPGLVERVAERARALDAGYLPGGERHAVIRPRLGTNSGIVGAMMLARAAAGA